One genomic segment of Salinigranum rubrum includes these proteins:
- a CDS encoding KaiC domain-containing protein: MSSDDDWFERAFDDEGTDPDDETDVERDDDPVHESDANDESVSTDRSDANASAETEPFVGGAGADADSDDSPFSQDFSEAFNSAPDPRTDSDGSSLSGTTPNGSPYDGAELSGFSASEFDEAELDSQLDRIKFGIEGLDEMILGGIPTRSLIVAIGSAGTGKTTIGMQFLNTALENDERAVYISLEESRQRVLDTAEEKGWDFRRYEKEGSLAVVDLDPVEMANSLASIRNDLTRLISDFDAERLVLDSVSLLEMMYDHPARRRSEVFQFTRTLKRAGVTTLVTSEASNADPFASRYGIIEYLSDAVLVLQYVRSNNFQETRLAIEIQKIRDANHSRQPKPYEITSEGISVHQQANLF, encoded by the coding sequence GTGAGCAGTGACGACGATTGGTTCGAGCGCGCGTTCGACGACGAGGGGACGGACCCGGACGACGAAACCGATGTCGAGCGTGACGACGACCCCGTGCACGAGTCGGACGCGAACGATGAGTCGGTCTCTACCGACCGGTCGGACGCGAACGCGTCCGCTGAGACGGAGCCGTTCGTCGGCGGTGCAGGTGCCGACGCCGATTCCGACGACTCCCCGTTCTCACAGGACTTCTCCGAGGCGTTCAACAGCGCGCCGGACCCGAGAACGGATTCCGACGGGTCGTCCCTGAGCGGTACGACGCCGAACGGCAGTCCGTACGACGGTGCGGAGCTGAGTGGGTTCTCCGCGAGCGAATTCGACGAGGCGGAGCTCGACTCCCAGCTCGACCGGATCAAGTTCGGTATCGAGGGACTGGACGAGATGATTCTCGGAGGGATCCCGACGCGGTCGCTCATCGTCGCGATCGGGAGCGCCGGCACGGGGAAGACCACTATCGGGATGCAGTTCCTCAACACGGCCCTGGAGAACGACGAGCGCGCGGTGTACATCTCGTTGGAGGAGAGCCGACAACGCGTCCTCGACACCGCCGAGGAGAAGGGCTGGGACTTCCGCCGGTACGAGAAGGAGGGGTCACTGGCCGTCGTCGACCTCGACCCGGTCGAGATGGCGAACTCGCTGGCGAGCATCCGAAACGACCTCACGAGGCTCATCAGCGACTTCGACGCCGAACGGCTCGTCCTCGACTCGGTCTCACTCTTGGAGATGATGTACGACCATCCGGCCCGTCGTCGCAGCGAGGTGTTCCAGTTCACTCGCACGCTCAAGAGGGCCGGCGTGACGACGCTCGTCACGAGCGAGGCGAGCAACGCCGACCCCTTCGCCTCTCGATACGGCATCATCGAGTACCTCTCGGACGCCGTCTTGGTCCTCCAGTACGTCCGGTCGAACAACTTCCAGGAGACCCGACTGGCCATCGAGATACAGAAGATCCGCGACGCCAACCACTCACGACAGCCGAAGCCCTACGAGATAACGAGCGAGGGTATCAGCGTCCACCAGCAGGCGAACCTCTTCTGA
- a CDS encoding NAD(+)/NADH kinase produces MEVGIVAQRDNDRAVALARTLGTRLDESDVRVRFDATTAAALGRSDGGRAVDTFDECDLVVSIGGDGTFLFAARGANGTPMLGVNLGEVGFLNAVGPDEAERAVQREVDAYRRGELGVQEVPRVAAHTEAWVGEPAMNEIVVQGPRRGRGGGGHVEVRVDGVLYDAGAGDGVLVATPTGSSAYNLSERGPLVHPEVDGLIVNQMAAREGMPPLVLSSDHDVTVTVTDVEYAVVVSDGRTRREVDPGTEVHVGLADQPVRLAGPAVNFFEALGKLD; encoded by the coding sequence ATGGAAGTCGGCATCGTCGCCCAGCGGGACAACGACCGCGCCGTAGCACTGGCACGGACGTTAGGGACGCGACTCGACGAGAGCGACGTCCGGGTTCGTTTCGACGCGACGACGGCTGCGGCGTTGGGTCGTTCGGACGGGGGCAGGGCGGTGGACACCTTCGACGAGTGCGACCTCGTCGTGAGTATCGGCGGCGACGGGACGTTCCTCTTCGCGGCGCGCGGGGCGAACGGGACGCCGATGCTCGGTGTCAACCTCGGCGAAGTCGGATTTCTGAACGCGGTCGGGCCCGACGAGGCCGAACGCGCCGTCCAGCGAGAGGTCGACGCGTACCGTCGGGGCGAACTCGGCGTGCAGGAGGTGCCACGGGTCGCCGCTCACACCGAAGCGTGGGTCGGCGAACCGGCGATGAACGAGATCGTCGTCCAAGGACCACGCCGCGGACGAGGCGGCGGCGGGCACGTCGAGGTCCGGGTCGACGGCGTGCTGTACGACGCCGGCGCGGGCGACGGCGTCCTCGTCGCCACGCCGACCGGGTCGAGTGCCTACAACCTGAGCGAGCGCGGCCCGCTCGTCCACCCGGAGGTCGATGGCCTCATCGTCAACCAGATGGCGGCCCGCGAGGGGATGCCGCCGCTCGTCCTGTCGTCGGACCACGACGTGACAGTCACCGTCACCGACGTCGAGTACGCCGTCGTCGTGAGCGACGGACGAACGAGGCGGGAAGTCGACCCCGGCACGGAGGTCCACGTAGGGCTGGCCGACCAGCCCGTCCGACTAGCAGGGCCAGCGGTGAACTTCTTCGAGGCGCTCGGCAAGCTCGACTGA
- the carB gene encoding carbamoyl-phosphate synthase large subunit — translation MTDESGTESASENRTILLIGSGPIQIGQAAEFDYSGAQACRALQEEGARVVLVNSNPATIMTDPEMADRVYIEPITTEAIAEVIRKEQPDGVIAGLGGQTGLNVTAELAEEGILDEYDVEVMGTPLDTIYATEDRDLFRKRMEKIGQPVPRSTTISLDEGESVTDFDREAMDAKVEAAVEKVGGLPVIARTTYTLGGSGSGVVDDFEELRERVRKGLRLSRNSEVLITESISGWVELEYEVMRDADNSCIIICNMENIDPMGIHTGESIVVTPSQVIPDEGHQEMRDAALEVIRELGIQGGCNIQFAWRDDGTPGGEYRVVEVNPRVSRSSALASKATGYPIARVTAKVALGKRLHEIENEITGETTAAFEPAIDYVVTKVPRWPKDKFGDVDFTLGTAMKSTGEAMAIGRTFEESLLKALRSSEYEPAADWADVSDEELEAEYLEKPTPDRAYAMFEAFDRGYSVEEVAALTGIKTWYVERYKRVTDSVAAAQDGDFTAAAIAGHTNASIATATGSDVDTVETQVPGRTYKQVDTCAGEFAAQTPYYYSSRMTEFFSGPLKGDAAAGELRVDRDVESVVVVGGGPIRIGQGVEFDYCSVHAIQALREMGIDAHVVNNNPETVSTDYDTSDGLFFEPITAEEVADVIEATGADGVMVQFGGQTSVNIGHEVEAEIDRRGLDCSVMGTSVDAMDLAEDRDRFNRLMDTLGIAQPEGGSATSEEEALELARDIGYPVLVRPSYVLGGRAMQVVHSDDELKEYIEEAVRVSPDKPILVDEFLADAIELDVDAVSDGSRVLIGGVMEHVESAGVHSGDSACLIPPRSLDEDVMGRVRAVAEDIAVALETVGLLNVQLAVKDGEVYVLEANPRSSRTVPFVSKATGVPIAKLAAKVMAGETLDDLDVQEQIPEQTSVKEVVLPFDRLEGSDPRLGPEMKSTGEVMGTASTFGKAYEKAQSATGKPIPTEGTAVVDLSAEEFPDADTEEGEELVAGFAEFYDLVDFDSDEAFADAIREGKIDLIVSRNRDPLEVAVEEKVTYFSTHASATAALEARRHHDEDIDVVAVTDRPTQVARWGGQSE, via the coding sequence ATGACCGACGAGTCAGGGACGGAGTCGGCTTCGGAGAACAGAACCATCCTCCTCATCGGGAGTGGGCCGATCCAGATCGGGCAGGCGGCGGAGTTCGACTACTCGGGCGCACAGGCCTGCCGCGCCCTTCAGGAGGAGGGCGCACGAGTCGTCCTCGTCAACTCCAACCCTGCGACCATCATGACCGACCCCGAGATGGCCGACCGGGTGTACATCGAACCCATCACGACCGAGGCCATCGCGGAGGTCATCCGGAAGGAACAGCCCGACGGCGTCATCGCGGGCCTCGGCGGCCAGACCGGACTCAACGTCACGGCCGAACTCGCCGAGGAGGGCATCCTCGACGAGTACGACGTCGAGGTCATGGGGACTCCCCTGGATACGATCTACGCGACGGAGGACCGCGACCTCTTCCGCAAGAGAATGGAGAAGATCGGCCAGCCGGTCCCCCGGTCGACGACCATCTCGCTCGACGAGGGCGAGTCGGTGACGGACTTCGACAGAGAAGCGATGGATGCGAAGGTCGAAGCCGCCGTCGAGAAGGTCGGCGGCCTCCCCGTCATCGCCCGCACCACCTACACCCTGGGCGGGTCGGGTTCGGGTGTCGTCGACGACTTCGAGGAACTCCGCGAGCGCGTCCGCAAGGGACTGCGGCTCTCGCGGAACTCGGAGGTGCTCATCACCGAGTCCATCTCCGGGTGGGTCGAACTGGAGTACGAGGTGATGCGCGACGCCGACAACTCCTGTATCATCATCTGCAACATGGAGAACATCGATCCGATGGGCATCCACACGGGCGAGTCCATCGTCGTCACCCCCTCGCAGGTGATTCCCGACGAGGGCCACCAGGAGATGCGCGACGCCGCGCTCGAAGTGATCAGGGAACTCGGCATTCAGGGCGGCTGTAACATCCAGTTCGCCTGGCGCGACGATGGCACCCCCGGCGGCGAGTACAGGGTCGTGGAGGTGAACCCCCGCGTCTCGCGCTCCTCGGCGCTGGCGTCGAAGGCCACGGGGTATCCCATCGCCCGCGTGACGGCGAAGGTCGCGCTGGGGAAGCGGCTCCACGAGATCGAGAACGAGATCACCGGCGAGACGACCGCCGCGTTCGAGCCGGCTATCGACTACGTCGTCACCAAAGTGCCGCGGTGGCCCAAGGACAAGTTCGGCGACGTCGACTTCACGCTCGGGACGGCGATGAAGTCGACGGGCGAGGCGATGGCCATCGGCCGGACGTTCGAGGAGTCGCTGTTGAAAGCGCTCCGCTCCTCGGAGTACGAACCCGCGGCGGACTGGGCTGACGTGAGCGACGAGGAACTCGAAGCCGAGTACCTCGAGAAGCCGACGCCCGACCGCGCGTACGCCATGTTCGAGGCGTTCGACCGGGGCTACTCCGTCGAGGAGGTCGCCGCGCTGACCGGGATCAAGACGTGGTACGTCGAACGGTACAAGCGCGTGACCGATTCGGTTGCCGCCGCACAGGACGGCGACTTCACCGCCGCCGCCATCGCCGGGCACACGAACGCCTCCATCGCCACCGCGACGGGGTCGGACGTCGACACCGTCGAGACGCAGGTGCCCGGCCGGACGTACAAGCAGGTCGACACCTGTGCGGGCGAGTTCGCCGCCCAGACGCCCTACTACTACTCCTCGCGGATGACGGAGTTCTTCAGCGGCCCGCTGAAGGGTGACGCCGCGGCGGGCGAACTCCGCGTCGACCGCGACGTCGAATCGGTGGTCGTGGTCGGCGGCGGCCCCATCCGTATCGGACAGGGCGTCGAGTTCGACTACTGTTCCGTCCACGCGATTCAGGCGCTCCGTGAGATGGGAATCGACGCCCACGTCGTCAACAACAACCCCGAGACGGTCTCGACGGACTACGACACCTCCGACGGCCTCTTCTTCGAGCCCATTACGGCCGAAGAGGTCGCGGACGTCATCGAGGCGACTGGCGCCGACGGCGTGATGGTCCAGTTCGGCGGGCAGACCTCGGTCAACATCGGACACGAAGTGGAGGCCGAAATCGACCGCCGCGGCCTCGACTGTTCGGTGATGGGGACCTCCGTCGACGCGATGGACCTCGCGGAGGACCGCGACCGGTTCAACCGGCTGATGGACACGCTGGGCATCGCCCAGCCCGAGGGGGGCTCTGCCACCTCCGAAGAGGAGGCGCTCGAACTCGCACGCGACATCGGCTATCCGGTCTTGGTCCGCCCGTCGTACGTGCTGGGCGGCCGTGCGATGCAGGTGGTCCACTCCGACGACGAACTGAAGGAGTACATCGAGGAGGCCGTCCGCGTCTCCCCCGACAAGCCCATCCTCGTCGACGAGTTCCTCGCCGACGCCATCGAACTCGACGTCGACGCCGTCTCCGACGGTTCCCGGGTACTGATTGGCGGGGTGATGGAACACGTCGAGAGCGCCGGCGTCCACTCCGGCGACTCCGCGTGTCTCATCCCGCCGCGCTCGCTCGACGAGGACGTGATGGGGCGCGTCCGCGCCGTCGCCGAGGACATCGCCGTCGCGCTCGAAACCGTGGGCCTGCTCAACGTCCAACTCGCCGTGAAGGACGGCGAGGTGTACGTGTTAGAGGCGAACCCCCGTTCGTCGCGGACGGTCCCGTTCGTCTCGAAGGCGACGGGCGTCCCCATCGCGAAACTCGCGGCGAAGGTGATGGCCGGCGAGACGCTCGACGACCTCGACGTGCAGGAGCAGATTCCCGAGCAGACCTCGGTGAAAGAGGTCGTCCTCCCGTTCGACCGGCTGGAGGGGAGCGACCCGCGCCTCGGCCCCGAGATGAAGTCGACGGGCGAGGTGATGGGGACGGCCTCGACGTTCGGCAAGGCCTACGAGAAGGCTCAGTCCGCGACGGGCAAGCCCATCCCGACCGAGGGGACGGCGGTGGTCGACCTCTCCGCCGAGGAGTTCCCCGACGCCGACACCGAGGAGGGGGAGGAACTCGTCGCGGGCTTCGCCGAGTTCTACGACCTCGTCGACTTCGACTCCGACGAGGCGTTCGCCGACGCGATCCGTGAGGGTAAGATCGACCTCATCGTCTCGCGGAACCGCGACCCGCTGGAGGTAGCCGTCGAGGAGAAGGTGACGTACTTCTCGACGCACGCCTCCGCGACGGCCGCGCTCGAAGCCCGCCGCCACCACGACGAGGACATCGATGTCGTCGCCGTGACCGACCGGCCCACACAGGTCGCCCGGTGGGGCGGCCAGAGCGAGTAG
- a CDS encoding DUF5815 family protein: MSEPRVPGGRGAELDLPCGRTRRVRSIDLGMREFECPCGESHATVMDVHPPERFLPEFLVDVLREAIETTSDEMPEFGTPHLMALVKEEFPEAVVSADVSDDGEVGAGIVWVTDFRARRLHEIIVELVVELMEHAVSHAEDDSLLTEFETQMLDFDVSEFVDQYRAERDLSEEDAYV, from the coding sequence ATGAGCGAACCGCGCGTCCCCGGCGGCCGTGGGGCGGAACTCGACCTCCCCTGTGGGCGGACCCGTCGTGTTCGGAGCATCGACCTGGGCATGCGGGAGTTCGAGTGCCCGTGTGGCGAGTCACACGCGACGGTGATGGACGTCCACCCGCCCGAGCGTTTCCTCCCGGAGTTCCTCGTCGACGTGTTGAGAGAGGCTATCGAGACGACGAGCGACGAGATGCCCGAGTTCGGGACGCCGCACCTGATGGCGCTCGTCAAAGAGGAGTTCCCCGAAGCGGTCGTCTCCGCCGACGTCAGCGACGACGGGGAGGTCGGCGCCGGTATCGTCTGGGTGACAGACTTCCGCGCCCGACGGCTGCACGAGATCATCGTCGAACTCGTCGTCGAGTTGATGGAACACGCTGTCAGTCACGCGGAAGACGACTCGCTGCTCACGGAGTTCGAGACGCAAATGCTGGATTTCGACGTTAGCGAGTTCGTAGACCAGTACCGCGCCGAGCGCGACCTCTCGGAGGAGGACGCCTACGTCTGA
- a CDS encoding GNAT family N-acetyltransferase: MSLAYRTVLDDDEYRPVYRCLLRYAFAPERGPDPDDEPFEQPAEVEPRGLYETAGETSDGDPHPKVDAGRPRDATDVPPTNLVVAGALVDFRMRVRGAFRPVGGVTAIASPPERRRRGHVGALLDHMHEELRGRDVAVAALWPFSHAFYARFGYGRTNDYLICEFPPDALDAPAATPETEGTFRRLSADDPDDVDALVALHERSTPEPLAVARSPDWWRLRVFRTWTTERFVYGWGDGGDGGNGGLRSYLAYRVEDEGEGRTLAVDYWGAADEEAYRHLLAFLRNHDSQVAQIRFLASDASLLDRLADPDEDVTTKVKPGPMVRVVDVEAALSGLATPASDDRVVLSVRDPRYEWNDGRFAVGVEGGLTTCRAVEAGRGEAEQAVDIDVGALSRLVVGARSATDLATLGGVDGDAESVARLDALLPVETPAPYLREWF, translated from the coding sequence ATGTCGCTGGCGTACCGCACCGTCCTCGACGACGACGAGTACCGCCCCGTCTATCGCTGCCTCCTCCGATACGCGTTCGCCCCCGAACGAGGTCCCGACCCGGACGACGAGCCGTTCGAACAGCCCGCCGAGGTCGAACCCAGAGGGCTGTACGAGACGGCCGGAGAGACGTCCGACGGCGACCCGCATCCGAAAGTCGACGCCGGCCGCCCGCGCGACGCGACGGACGTCCCACCGACGAACCTCGTCGTCGCCGGCGCGCTCGTCGACTTTCGGATGCGAGTCCGCGGCGCGTTCCGACCGGTCGGCGGCGTCACCGCCATCGCCTCGCCTCCCGAGCGCCGCCGCCGCGGCCACGTGGGGGCGCTCCTCGACCACATGCACGAGGAACTCCGCGGACGCGACGTGGCGGTGGCCGCCCTCTGGCCCTTCTCGCACGCCTTTTACGCTCGATTCGGCTACGGCCGAACGAACGACTATCTCATCTGCGAATTCCCGCCCGACGCGCTCGACGCGCCCGCGGCGACGCCCGAAACCGAAGGAACGTTCCGTCGGCTCTCCGCGGACGACCCGGACGACGTCGACGCGCTCGTGGCGCTCCACGAGCGGAGCACGCCGGAACCGCTCGCGGTCGCTCGCTCCCCGGACTGGTGGCGGCTCCGCGTCTTCCGCACCTGGACGACCGAACGGTTCGTCTACGGGTGGGGCGACGGTGGCGACGGTGGTAACGGCGGCCTCCGCTCGTACCTCGCGTACCGGGTGGAGGACGAGGGAGAGGGTCGGACCCTCGCGGTCGACTACTGGGGCGCGGCCGACGAGGAGGCGTACCGTCACCTCCTCGCGTTCCTCCGCAACCACGACTCACAGGTCGCACAGATCCGGTTCCTCGCGAGCGACGCGAGCCTCCTCGACCGACTCGCGGACCCCGACGAGGACGTGACCACGAAGGTAAAACCCGGCCCGATGGTCCGCGTTGTCGATGTGGAGGCGGCGCTGTCGGGGCTCGCGACCCCCGCGTCGGACGACCGGGTCGTCCTCTCGGTTCGCGACCCGCGGTACGAGTGGAACGACGGCCGGTTCGCGGTGGGAGTGGAGGGAGGGCTGACGACGTGCCGTGCGGTCGAGGCGGGGAGGGGAGAGGCCGAGCAGGCAGTCGACATCGACGTCGGCGCGCTCTCTCGGCTGGTCGTGGGGGCACGGTCCGCGACCGACCTCGCGACGCTGGGCGGCGTCGACGGCGACGCCGAGTCGGTCGCGCGGCTCGACGCCCTGTTGCCCGTCGAGACCCCGGCCCCGTACCTCCGGGAGTGGTTCTGA
- a CDS encoding sodium:calcium antiporter — protein sequence MLDVLLLVVFTVAGTALAWKGGDYLVSASERLGGHYGLPPVVQGAVIAAVGSSFPELSSTVIATLRYDAFEIGVGAVIGSAVYNILVIPSVSALAGEGRLASNRDLVYKEAQFYLLSLAVLLLAFTLAVLYYPVETTAESLDGRLTWFLALLPMALYGLYVFIQYHDSVDYRRTAVRKRVDVRRQWAILAGALVAILVGAEFLVRAAVGFGELFDTSAFLWGLTVVAAGTSIPDTFVSVAAARVGNASVSLANVFGSNVFALLVALPAGVLVAGTVTVDLATVVPMMTFLVFASVAFFAILRTDMLLTTRESYVLLFLYLVFILWLVAESTGVTGFLP from the coding sequence GTGCTGGACGTGCTGTTGCTCGTCGTGTTCACGGTCGCCGGAACCGCGCTCGCGTGGAAGGGCGGCGACTACCTCGTCAGCGCCTCCGAACGACTCGGTGGCCACTACGGTTTACCGCCAGTGGTCCAGGGCGCGGTCATCGCCGCGGTCGGTTCGTCGTTCCCCGAACTGTCGAGCACGGTCATCGCGACCCTCAGGTACGACGCGTTCGAAATCGGCGTCGGCGCCGTCATCGGCTCGGCGGTGTACAACATCCTCGTCATCCCCTCGGTGTCGGCGCTCGCCGGCGAGGGCCGCCTCGCCTCGAACCGTGACCTCGTCTACAAGGAGGCGCAGTTCTACCTCCTCTCGCTGGCGGTGCTGCTCCTCGCGTTCACGCTCGCGGTGCTGTACTACCCGGTCGAGACGACCGCCGAGTCCCTGGACGGGCGGTTGACGTGGTTCCTCGCACTCCTCCCGATGGCGCTCTACGGGCTGTACGTGTTCATCCAGTACCACGACAGCGTCGACTACCGCCGGACGGCCGTTCGAAAGAGAGTCGACGTCCGGCGGCAGTGGGCGATTCTCGCGGGAGCGCTCGTCGCCATCCTCGTCGGCGCGGAGTTCCTCGTCCGCGCGGCGGTCGGCTTCGGCGAACTGTTCGACACCTCGGCGTTCCTCTGGGGCCTGACGGTCGTCGCCGCCGGGACGTCGATTCCGGACACGTTCGTCTCGGTGGCGGCCGCGCGCGTCGGCAACGCCTCGGTGAGCCTCGCGAACGTCTTCGGCTCGAACGTCTTCGCCCTCCTCGTCGCGCTCCCGGCCGGGGTGCTCGTCGCGGGCACGGTCACCGTCGACCTCGCAACCGTCGTCCCGATGATGACCTTCCTCGTCTTCGCCTCGGTCGCGTTCTTCGCCATCCTCCGCACCGACATGCTGTTGACGACCCGCGAGTCGTACGTCCTGCTCTTCTTGTACCTGGTGTTCATCCTGTGGCTCGTCGCCGAGAGTACCGGCGTGACGGGTTTTCTGCCGTGA
- a CDS encoding DUF3604 domain-containing protein: protein MSRLDTGPLHKALETAAVFSERRPSLRELWDSRSGRFDRLHAVLPSTAVVGREVTLTLQAWDEYERLFPGVDGPVRLDTTDDAASVPGAVRFPDGHDGVARTSVSFGTPGVQYLVFHYEGQRFVSNPVRVHASPPEERIYWGDLHLHSRLSDGTGDIETGMRFGRDVMALDVVAYTDHDTMGFFIPPQLQRRRMHRRYFDRMKATTERFYTPGEFVTLFGYEWTKQPNVAGHVNVYFDGVDEAELFDSLARETNTYEALWSRLREWRAEHAGDVVTVPHHPAEAMYPFDFSAVDYDDELAPLVEVYSQWGSSERPGVEGNRFPLAMGQGEVGRAGHYARDALRLGYRVGFVASADYHGPHPGHSLIHADPHLPSLDEWLADGVGWSHIWRVWNEQSYPGGLQAFRAPELTREAIFAALRSRRTYGTTQPHRILVDFSIDGVAFGERDSTVTVESRDSPREVRVAVAGTAPLQRVRVVKNNRPWRTVDGTADPDAPLETFTVEETWTDTDPVRGMWWDSERGTDADVYYVRVTQAARPDDYAGMAWAGPIWVEVE from the coding sequence ATGAGTCGCCTCGACACCGGGCCGCTCCACAAGGCGCTTGAGACGGCAGCCGTGTTCAGCGAGCGCCGTCCGTCGCTGCGCGAACTCTGGGACAGCCGGAGCGGTCGGTTCGACCGCCTCCACGCCGTCCTCCCGTCGACCGCCGTCGTCGGTAGAGAGGTGACGCTCACGCTCCAGGCGTGGGACGAGTACGAACGGCTCTTCCCCGGCGTCGACGGTCCCGTTCGACTCGACACGACCGACGATGCGGCCTCTGTTCCCGGGGCGGTGCGGTTCCCCGACGGCCACGACGGCGTCGCCCGGACGTCGGTCTCGTTCGGCACGCCCGGCGTGCAGTATCTCGTGTTCCACTACGAGGGGCAGCGGTTCGTCTCCAACCCGGTTCGGGTCCACGCCTCGCCCCCCGAAGAGCGGATCTACTGGGGCGACCTGCACCTGCACTCGCGGCTCTCCGACGGGACGGGAGACATCGAGACGGGGATGCGCTTCGGCCGCGACGTCATGGCGCTCGACGTCGTCGCCTACACCGACCACGACACGATGGGCTTTTTCATCCCGCCGCAGTTGCAGCGGCGGCGGATGCACCGCCGGTACTTCGACCGGATGAAGGCGACCACGGAGCGCTTCTACACGCCCGGTGAGTTCGTCACCCTCTTCGGGTACGAGTGGACGAAACAGCCGAACGTCGCCGGACACGTCAACGTCTACTTCGACGGCGTCGACGAGGCGGAACTGTTCGACTCGCTCGCGCGCGAGACGAACACGTACGAGGCGCTGTGGTCGCGGCTTCGGGAGTGGCGGGCCGAACACGCGGGTGACGTCGTCACCGTTCCGCACCACCCGGCGGAGGCGATGTACCCGTTCGACTTCTCCGCCGTCGACTACGACGACGAACTCGCGCCGCTCGTGGAGGTGTACTCACAGTGGGGCTCAAGCGAACGCCCGGGAGTCGAGGGGAACCGGTTCCCGCTGGCGATGGGGCAGGGCGAGGTCGGAAGGGCGGGTCACTACGCGCGGGACGCCCTCCGCCTCGGCTACCGCGTCGGGTTCGTCGCGTCGGCGGACTACCACGGCCCCCACCCGGGACACTCGCTCATCCACGCCGACCCGCACCTCCCCTCGCTCGACGAGTGGCTCGCCGACGGCGTCGGCTGGTCGCACATCTGGCGGGTCTGGAACGAACAGTCGTACCCCGGCGGGTTGCAGGCGTTCCGCGCGCCGGAACTCACCCGGGAGGCGATATTCGCAGCGTTGCGGTCGCGGCGAACCTACGGGACGACCCAGCCCCACCGTATCCTCGTCGACTTCTCTATCGACGGAGTCGCGTTCGGCGAACGCGACAGCACCGTCACCGTCGAGTCACGCGATTCCCCGCGCGAAGTCAGGGTCGCCGTCGCGGGCACGGCGCCCCTCCAGCGCGTTCGCGTCGTCAAGAACAACCGGCCCTGGCGGACCGTCGACGGGACCGCCGACCCCGACGCGCCGCTCGAAACGTTCACCGTCGAGGAGACGTGGACCGACACCGACCCCGTACGGGGAATGTGGTGGGATTCGGAGCGAGGAACCGACGCCGACGTCTACTACGTCCGCGTGACGCAGGCCGCCCGGCCGGACGACTACGCGGGGATGGCGTGGGCGGGGCCCATCTGGGTCGAGGTCGAGTGA